The Streptomyces sp. NBC_01689 genome includes a window with the following:
- a CDS encoding HAD-IC family P-type ATPase codes for MTHIDAGAELDPVHPVPLPAAGRARGLSAAEVAERVARGEVNDVPVRSSRSLGEIVRANVFTRFNAIIGVLWLIMLSVAPFQDSLFGYVILANTGIGIIQEWRAKKTLDSLAVIGEAKPTVRRDGVAAEVSTSAIVLGDVIEIGPGDKIVVDGACVEADGLEIDESLLTGEADPVVKRPGDEVMSGSFVVAGGGAFTATKVGREAYAAQLAEEASRFTLVHSELRSGISTILKYVTWMMIPTAIGLVVSQLVVKEHGFKDSVARTVGGIVPMVPEGLVLLTSVAFAIGVIRLGRKQCLVQELPAIEGLARIDTVCLDKTGTLTEGGMDVTELRPLSGADESYVRTVLGALGESDPRPNPSLQAIIAAYPDSEDWRCVESLPFSSARKYSGATFSEGDGESSTWLLGAPDVLLPAGHPALAETERLNEEGLRVLLLVRATRDLDDPEVRKGARPAALVVLEQRLRPDAADTLRYFAEQDVKAKVISGDNAVSVGAVAGKLGLSGEVVDARRLPDEREEMAKSLDKGTVFGRVTPQQKRDMVGALQSRGHTVAMTGDGVNDVLALKDADIGVSMGSGSEATRAVAQIVLLNNSFSTLPSVVAEGRRVIGNITRVATLFLVKTVYSVLLAVLVVCWRVEYPFLPRHLTLLSTLTIGIPAFFLALAPNTERARPHFVRRVMRYSIPGGVVAGVATFVTYLVARHHYTGPGELDAETSAATLTLFLISMWVLAVIARPYTWWRVALVASMGLAFLVVLIVPWLQHFFALKLVGAQMPWIAVGVAAVAGVCLELLWKWVDRRVPA; via the coding sequence ATGACGCACATCGACGCGGGCGCGGAACTGGATCCTGTGCACCCCGTGCCGCTCCCCGCCGCCGGACGGGCCAGGGGGCTCTCCGCCGCCGAGGTGGCCGAAAGGGTCGCGCGCGGCGAGGTGAACGACGTCCCGGTGCGCAGCAGCCGCTCGCTCGGCGAGATCGTCCGCGCGAACGTCTTCACCCGGTTCAACGCGATCATCGGTGTGCTCTGGCTGATCATGCTGTCCGTGGCCCCGTTCCAGGACAGCCTGTTCGGATACGTGATCCTCGCCAACACCGGGATCGGCATCATCCAGGAGTGGCGGGCCAAGAAGACCCTGGACTCGCTGGCGGTGATCGGCGAGGCGAAGCCCACGGTGCGCAGGGACGGGGTCGCGGCCGAGGTCAGCACGTCGGCGATCGTGCTCGGTGACGTGATCGAGATCGGCCCCGGGGACAAGATCGTCGTCGACGGCGCCTGTGTGGAGGCCGACGGTCTGGAGATCGACGAGTCGCTGCTCACCGGTGAGGCCGACCCGGTGGTCAAACGTCCCGGCGACGAGGTGATGTCGGGCAGCTTCGTGGTCGCGGGCGGCGGCGCCTTCACGGCGACCAAGGTGGGCCGGGAGGCGTACGCGGCGCAGCTCGCCGAGGAGGCGTCGCGGTTCACGCTCGTCCACTCCGAACTGCGCAGCGGTATCTCCACGATCCTCAAGTACGTGACCTGGATGATGATCCCGACCGCTATCGGTCTGGTCGTCAGCCAGCTCGTGGTCAAGGAGCACGGTTTCAAGGACTCCGTCGCGCGGACGGTCGGCGGGATCGTGCCGATGGTCCCCGAGGGGCTGGTGCTGCTCACCTCCGTCGCGTTCGCGATCGGTGTCATCCGGCTCGGCCGGAAACAGTGCCTCGTACAGGAACTTCCGGCCATCGAGGGCCTCGCCCGCATCGACACCGTCTGCCTCGACAAGACCGGCACCCTCACCGAGGGCGGCATGGACGTCACCGAGCTGCGGCCGCTGTCGGGCGCCGACGAGTCGTACGTACGCACGGTCCTGGGCGCGCTCGGCGAGTCCGACCCGCGGCCGAACCCGTCCCTCCAGGCGATCATCGCCGCCTACCCGGACAGCGAGGACTGGCGCTGCGTCGAGTCGCTGCCGTTCTCCTCGGCCCGCAAGTACAGCGGGGCGACCTTCAGCGAGGGCGACGGCGAGTCCAGTACATGGCTGCTCGGCGCCCCCGACGTGCTGCTGCCCGCCGGGCACCCGGCGCTCGCCGAGACCGAGCGGCTGAACGAGGAGGGGCTGCGGGTCCTGCTCCTCGTCCGCGCCACCCGGGACCTCGACGATCCCGAGGTGCGGAAGGGCGCCCGGCCGGCCGCGCTGGTCGTGCTGGAGCAGCGGCTGCGCCCGGACGCGGCGGACACCCTGCGCTACTTCGCCGAGCAGGACGTCAAGGCGAAGGTCATCTCCGGCGACAACGCGGTCTCGGTGGGCGCGGTGGCCGGGAAACTCGGGCTGAGCGGCGAGGTCGTGGACGCGCGCCGGCTTCCCGACGAGCGGGAGGAGATGGCGAAGTCGCTGGACAAGGGCACGGTGTTCGGGCGGGTCACCCCGCAGCAGAAGCGCGACATGGTGGGCGCGCTGCAGTCGCGCGGCCACACGGTGGCGATGACGGGCGACGGGGTGAACGACGTCCTGGCCCTCAAGGACGCGGACATCGGGGTCTCCATGGGGTCGGGCTCGGAGGCGACCCGGGCGGTCGCCCAGATCGTGCTGCTCAACAACAGTTTCTCGACGCTGCCCTCGGTGGTGGCGGAGGGCCGCCGGGTCATCGGCAACATCACCCGGGTCGCGACCCTGTTCCTGGTGAAGACCGTCTACTCGGTGCTGCTGGCGGTGCTGGTGGTGTGCTGGCGGGTCGAGTACCCCTTCCTGCCGCGGCACCTGACCCTGCTGTCCACCCTGACGATCGGCATCCCGGCGTTCTTCCTCGCGCTCGCCCCCAACACGGAGCGGGCGCGGCCGCACTTCGTACGGCGGGTCATGCGCTACTCGATCCCCGGCGGTGTCGTCGCCGGGGTCGCCACCTTCGTGACGTATCTGGTCGCCCGTCACCACTACACCGGACCGGGCGAGTTGGACGCGGAGACCAGTGCCGCGACGCTGACCCTGTTCCTGATCTCGATGTGGGTGCTGGCGGTCATCGCCCGGCCGTACACCTGGTGGCGGGTCGCCCTGGTGGCGTCGATGGGGCTGGCGTTCCTCGTCGTGCTGATCGTGCCGTGGCTCCAGCACTTCTTCGCCCTGAAGCTGGTCGGCGCGCAGATGCCGTGGATCGCGGTGGGGGTCGCCGCGGTGGCGGGGGTCTGTCTGGAACTGCTGTGGAAGTGGGTGGACCGCCGCGTTCCGGCGTGA
- a CDS encoding DUF2530 domain-containing protein — protein sequence MAKWTPKHEAPEPLEGPVVATITGGTILWFVLFLVQLPFYGWYDDHGHTWWLWTCLAGAGLGLIGIWYVRGRAAAIKRAAAASTAPSSTTVE from the coding sequence ATGGCGAAGTGGACCCCCAAGCACGAGGCGCCGGAGCCCCTGGAGGGCCCCGTCGTCGCCACCATCACGGGCGGCACGATCCTCTGGTTCGTCCTCTTCCTGGTGCAGCTGCCGTTCTACGGCTGGTACGACGACCACGGGCACACCTGGTGGCTGTGGACCTGTCTGGCCGGCGCGGGCCTCGGACTCATCGGCATCTGGTACGTCCGCGGGCGGGCCGCGGCCATCAAGCGGGCCGCGGCGGCAAGCACCGCGCCCTCGTCGACCACCGTGGAATAA
- a CDS encoding NCS2 family permease produces MSTSAATKAPAPQEPESRPARSALDRYFKISERGSSLPREIRGGFATFFAMAYIIVLNPIILGSAKDMYGHHLDNGQLVTATALTAAFTTLLMGVIGNVPIALAAGLGVNTVVALQLAPRMSWPDAMGMVVLAGLIVMLLVATGLRERVMNAVPLGLRKGISIGIGLFIMLIGLVDSGFVSRIPDVAQTTVPLQLGADGHLNGWPVLVFVLGALLTLALIVRKVPGAILISIVTMTVLAVIVNAVAKIPSWGLTTPKWPGNPVATPDFGLVGKVSLFGGFGKVGVLTGILFVFTVLLSCFFDAMGTIMGVSDEAKLTDAQGNMPGINKVLFVDGIAVAAGGASSSSATTCFVESTAGVGEGARTGFANVVTGALFAVALFLTPVATMVPSQAATPALLAVGFLILSGSVREIDWADHTIAIPAFVTMVMMPFTYSITNGIGMGFITFVVLRLAAGRGRDVPVAMYVVSAVFAFYYLMPALGLT; encoded by the coding sequence ATGTCCACCTCGGCCGCCACCAAGGCCCCCGCCCCGCAGGAGCCGGAGTCCCGGCCCGCGCGGAGCGCCCTCGACCGCTACTTCAAGATCTCCGAACGCGGCTCCAGCCTTCCGCGCGAGATCCGCGGCGGTTTCGCCACCTTCTTCGCGATGGCCTACATCATCGTGCTGAACCCGATCATCCTGGGCAGCGCGAAGGACATGTACGGGCACCACCTGGACAACGGTCAGCTGGTCACCGCGACCGCTCTGACCGCCGCCTTCACGACGCTCCTCATGGGTGTCATCGGCAACGTGCCGATCGCGCTCGCGGCCGGCCTCGGGGTGAACACGGTCGTCGCGCTCCAGCTCGCCCCGCGGATGTCCTGGCCGGACGCCATGGGTATGGTCGTGCTGGCCGGCCTCATCGTGATGCTGCTGGTCGCCACCGGGCTGCGCGAGCGCGTCATGAACGCCGTCCCGCTGGGGCTGCGCAAGGGCATCTCGATCGGTATCGGCCTGTTCATCATGCTGATCGGTCTGGTCGACTCGGGCTTCGTCTCCCGCATCCCGGACGTCGCCCAGACCACGGTGCCCCTGCAGCTCGGCGCCGACGGTCACCTCAACGGCTGGCCGGTGCTGGTCTTCGTCCTCGGCGCGCTGCTGACCCTCGCGCTGATCGTGCGCAAGGTGCCGGGCGCGATCCTCATCTCGATCGTCACCATGACGGTCCTCGCGGTGATCGTCAACGCCGTCGCCAAGATCCCGTCCTGGGGTCTGACCACCCCGAAGTGGCCGGGCAACCCGGTCGCCACCCCGGACTTCGGCCTTGTCGGCAAGGTCAGCCTCTTCGGCGGGTTCGGCAAGGTCGGCGTGCTGACCGGCATCCTCTTCGTCTTCACCGTGCTGCTGTCGTGCTTCTTCGACGCGATGGGCACGATCATGGGCGTCAGCGACGAGGCCAAGCTGACCGACGCGCAGGGCAACATGCCCGGCATCAACAAGGTCCTCTTCGTCGACGGCATCGCGGTCGCGGCGGGCGGCGCCAGCTCGTCCTCGGCCACCACCTGCTTCGTGGAGTCCACGGCGGGCGTCGGCGAGGGCGCGCGCACCGGCTTCGCGAACGTCGTCACCGGCGCGCTCTTCGCCGTGGCGCTCTTCCTGACCCCCGTCGCCACGATGGTCCCGTCCCAGGCCGCGACCCCCGCGCTGCTCGCGGTCGGCTTCCTGATCCTGTCCGGCTCGGTCCGCGAGATCGACTGGGCCGACCACACGATCGCGATCCCGGCCTTCGTGACGATGGTGATGATGCCGTTCACCTACTCGATCACGAACGGCATCGGCATGGGCTTCATCACCTTCGTGGTGCTGCGCCTCGCGGCCGGCCGGGGCCGGGACGTCCCGGTCGCGATGTACGTGGTGTCGGCGGTCTTCGCCTTCTACTACCTGATGCCGGCCCTCGGTCTCACCTGA
- a CDS encoding ribbon-helix-helix protein, CopG family has product MGTSVLSLRIDGELLDRLRDHAAKRGMSVQDYVVRTLIRDDFDERFQTAVDETEKFYGVT; this is encoded by the coding sequence ATGGGGACCAGTGTGCTCAGCCTGCGGATAGACGGGGAGCTGCTCGACCGGCTCCGAGACCATGCCGCCAAACGCGGAATGAGCGTCCAGGACTATGTCGTCCGGACGCTCATTCGCGATGACTTCGACGAGCGGTTCCAGACCGCCGTCGACGAGACGGAGAAGTTCTACGGGGTCACGTGA
- a CDS encoding MarR family winged helix-turn-helix transcriptional regulator, with amino-acid sequence MPDLTHGDDAAAVNALRSAVMRLSRRLKHQRVDESLSPTEMSVLGTLARCGSATPGELARKEHVQPPSMTRIVALLEAKGLVRLEPHPEDRRQKVVTQTDKAEAMLEESRRRRNAWLAGLVEGLDEEEWAKLREAAPVLEKLAQI; translated from the coding sequence ATGCCTGACCTCACCCATGGCGACGACGCCGCCGCCGTGAACGCCCTGCGCTCCGCAGTGATGCGGCTGTCGCGTCGACTCAAGCACCAGCGGGTCGACGAGTCGCTGAGCCCCACCGAGATGTCGGTGCTCGGCACCCTGGCCCGCTGTGGCTCCGCCACACCGGGTGAACTCGCCCGCAAGGAGCATGTGCAGCCGCCCTCGATGACCCGCATCGTCGCGCTGCTGGAGGCCAAGGGCCTGGTCAGGCTGGAGCCTCACCCCGAGGACCGCCGACAGAAGGTGGTCACGCAGACCGACAAGGCCGAGGCGATGCTCGAGGAGAGCCGCCGCAGGCGGAACGCGTGGCTGGCCGGCCTGGTCGAGGGCCTGGACGAGGAGGAGTGGGCGAAGCTCCGCGAAGCCGCTCCCGTCCTGGAGAAGCTCGCGCAGATCTGA
- a CDS encoding MFS transporter, giving the protein MFSSLKIRNYRLFFLGQVVSNTGTWMQRIAQDWLVLSLTGSSAAVGITTALQFLPMLLFGLYGGVLVDRLPKRPTLLATQTAMGLTGLALAFLTLSGHVQVWHVYLAAFAVGLATVVDNPARQSFVSEMVGPGQLQNAVSLNSANFQSARLVGPAVAGVMITGVGTGWAFLFNGLSFVAPLAGLLMMRGRELHMVERAPRGKGQLREGLRYVAGRPDLVWPIVLVGFIGTFGFNFPVWLSAYADDVFDAGAGAYSLFNTLMAVGSVAGALLAARRGTARLRVLIAAALAFGLLETVAAVVPSLWLFSLLMVPIGVFGLTVNVTANTAVQMSTDPVMRGRVMALFMMVFVGGTPLGAPLVGWVTDAYGPRVGFALGGLVSAAAATGVGLVLARVGGLRLSVGWYGGHPRVRFVPKERLATAV; this is encoded by the coding sequence ATGTTCAGTTCCCTGAAGATCCGGAACTACCGGCTGTTCTTCCTGGGACAGGTCGTCTCCAACACCGGCACCTGGATGCAGCGCATCGCCCAGGACTGGCTGGTGCTGAGCCTCACCGGCTCCTCCGCCGCGGTGGGCATCACCACCGCGCTGCAGTTCCTGCCGATGCTGCTCTTCGGGCTGTACGGCGGCGTCCTGGTGGACCGGCTCCCCAAGCGCCCCACCCTGCTGGCGACCCAGACGGCCATGGGTCTCACCGGTCTCGCGCTCGCCTTCCTGACCCTCTCCGGCCACGTCCAGGTCTGGCACGTCTACCTGGCGGCCTTCGCGGTCGGACTCGCGACGGTCGTCGACAACCCGGCCCGCCAGTCCTTCGTCTCCGAGATGGTCGGCCCCGGCCAGCTGCAGAACGCGGTCAGCCTCAACTCGGCCAACTTCCAGTCCGCCCGGCTCGTCGGCCCCGCGGTCGCGGGTGTGATGATCACCGGCGTGGGCACCGGCTGGGCGTTCCTGTTCAACGGACTGTCCTTCGTGGCGCCGCTCGCCGGTCTGCTGATGATGCGCGGCCGCGAGCTGCACATGGTCGAGCGGGCACCCCGTGGCAAGGGGCAGCTCCGCGAGGGCCTGCGCTATGTCGCCGGCCGTCCCGACCTGGTCTGGCCGATCGTCCTGGTCGGTTTCATCGGGACCTTCGGCTTCAACTTCCCGGTCTGGCTCTCCGCCTACGCGGACGACGTCTTCGACGCGGGCGCCGGCGCCTACAGCCTCTTCAACACGCTGATGGCGGTGGGCTCGGTGGCCGGAGCGCTGCTCGCCGCCCGCCGCGGCACGGCCCGGCTGCGTGTGCTGATCGCGGCGGCGCTGGCCTTCGGCCTGCTGGAGACGGTGGCGGCGGTGGTGCCGTCGCTGTGGCTCTTCTCGCTGCTCATGGTCCCGATCGGGGTGTTCGGCCTGACGGTCAACGTCACGGCGAACACCGCGGTGCAGATGTCCACGGACCCCGTCATGCGCGGCCGGGTCATGGCGCTGTTCATGATGGTCTTCGTCGGCGGTACGCCGCTCGGGGCGCCGCTGGTCGGCTGGGTGACCGACGCCTACGGTCCGCGCGTCGGCTTCGCCCTCGGCGGCCTGGTCTCGGCCGCCGCGGCGACGGGCGTCGGCCTGGTCCTGGCGCGGGTCGGCGGGCTCCGGCTGTCGGTGGGCTGGTACGGCGGTCATCCCCGGGTGCGTTTCGTGCCCAAGGAACGGCTGGCGACCGCCGTCTGA
- the thpR gene encoding RNA 2',3'-cyclic phosphodiesterase — MRLFAAVLPPGEAVRELGAAVDLLHRLPGADGLRWTGRPGWHFTLAFYGEVEEGLTGPLAERLARAAGRTPPVPLALGGGGHFGGRALWAGVSGDVTTLRLLADRAEAAARRAGVPMEEHRRYRPHLTVARSRHSMDFGPYVTALDTFAGRPWTAGELCLVRSNLPRSGVPGEQPRYETVERWPLAGAGG, encoded by the coding sequence ATGAGACTCTTCGCGGCGGTGCTGCCACCCGGGGAAGCGGTACGGGAACTCGGCGCGGCGGTGGACCTGTTGCACCGGCTGCCGGGCGCCGACGGCCTGCGGTGGACGGGCCGGCCGGGGTGGCACTTCACGCTCGCCTTCTACGGCGAGGTCGAGGAGGGGCTCACCGGCCCGCTCGCCGAGCGGCTGGCCCGGGCCGCCGGCCGTACGCCCCCGGTGCCGCTCGCCCTGGGGGGCGGCGGCCACTTCGGCGGGCGGGCGCTGTGGGCCGGTGTGTCGGGAGACGTCACCACCCTGCGGCTGCTCGCCGACCGGGCGGAGGCGGCGGCGCGCCGGGCGGGCGTCCCGATGGAGGAGCACCGCCGCTACCGCCCGCATCTGACGGTGGCCCGCAGCCGGCACTCCATGGACTTCGGGCCGTACGTCACCGCCCTGGACACCTTCGCCGGGCGACCCTGGACGGCGGGCGAGCTGTGTCTCGTACGCAGCAATCTGCCGAGGTCGGGGGTGCCCGGGGAGCAGCCGCGCTACGAGACGGTGGAGCGGTGGCCGCTGGCCGGGGCGGGCGGCTGA
- a CDS encoding aldo/keto reductase has product MKYTQLGRTGLKVSRLVLGTMNFGPQTDEADSHAIMDAALASGINYFDTANVYGWGENKGRTEEIIGNWFAQGGDRRDKVVLATKVYGNMAADGDAWPNHDKLSAVNIRRAVDASLKRLRTDYIDVYQFHHVDRSTPFEEIWQAIDVLVQQGKILYAGSSNFPGYKIAQANEIAARRGGTIGLVSEQCLYNLAERRAEMEVIPAAQEYGLGVIPWSPLHGGLLGGVIRKEAQGGRRAGGRAADSLADTAIRAQIQAYEDLLDKHGIEPGEAALAWLLTRPGVTGPIVGPRTAEQLDSALRAVELELSQELLSALDEIFPGPGPSPEAFAW; this is encoded by the coding sequence ATGAAGTACACGCAGCTCGGACGCACGGGACTCAAGGTCAGCCGGCTCGTCCTCGGCACCATGAACTTCGGTCCGCAGACCGACGAGGCCGACAGTCACGCGATCATGGACGCGGCACTGGCCTCAGGGATCAACTACTTCGACACCGCGAACGTGTACGGCTGGGGCGAGAACAAGGGCCGTACCGAAGAGATCATCGGAAACTGGTTCGCGCAGGGCGGCGACCGGCGCGACAAGGTCGTGCTCGCCACCAAGGTCTACGGCAACATGGCCGCCGACGGCGACGCCTGGCCCAACCACGACAAGCTCTCCGCGGTCAACATCCGGCGGGCGGTCGACGCCAGCCTGAAGCGGCTCCGGACCGACTACATCGACGTCTACCAGTTCCACCACGTGGACCGCAGCACGCCCTTCGAGGAGATCTGGCAGGCGATCGACGTCCTGGTCCAGCAGGGCAAGATCCTCTACGCCGGGTCCAGCAACTTCCCCGGTTACAAGATCGCCCAGGCCAACGAGATCGCCGCCCGCCGCGGCGGCACCATCGGCCTGGTCAGCGAGCAGTGCCTCTACAACCTGGCCGAACGGCGCGCGGAGATGGAGGTCATCCCGGCCGCGCAGGAGTACGGCCTCGGGGTCATCCCCTGGTCGCCGCTGCACGGCGGACTGCTCGGCGGGGTCATCAGGAAGGAGGCGCAGGGCGGACGCAGGGCGGGCGGACGCGCCGCCGACTCCCTGGCCGACACCGCCATCCGTGCGCAGATCCAGGCCTACGAGGACCTGCTCGACAAGCACGGGATCGAACCCGGCGAGGCGGCACTGGCCTGGCTGCTGACCCGGCCCGGCGTCACCGGTCCGATCGTCGGCCCGCGCACCGCCGAGCAGCTCGACTCCGCCCTGCGCGCCGTCGAGCTGGAACTGTCGCAGGAGCTGCTGTCCGCGCTGGACGAGATCTTCCCGGGCCCGGGACCCTCGCCCGAGGCCTTCGCCTGGTAG
- a CDS encoding SGNH/GDSL hydrolase family protein: protein MLRFMSVGDSQTIGSAGEHTWRYRMWQHLRTTYGGPFGIVGPRETLYDKATDSPDSYAYAEPDFPRAHLAGWGEGWIHMVPLIQEAVRSHRADVLLVSLGLIDLGFYTNAEQTAGNVRAFVAEARAANPRIRMAVLPVTPNVRARSDPPFAAAVDSFNDLLAKAVADLGEPRSPLLLVSPPPGYDIHTDTYDGTHPNERGEHRIAEAFAEAMHQAWGLGGPYAAARA, encoded by the coding sequence ATGCTCAGGTTCATGTCCGTCGGTGACTCCCAGACGATCGGGAGCGCGGGGGAACACACGTGGCGATACCGGATGTGGCAGCACCTGCGCACCACGTACGGGGGCCCGTTCGGGATCGTCGGCCCGCGCGAGACGCTGTACGACAAGGCCACGGACTCCCCCGACTCGTACGCGTACGCGGAGCCCGACTTCCCGCGGGCCCATCTGGCCGGCTGGGGCGAGGGCTGGATCCACATGGTCCCGCTGATCCAGGAGGCGGTCCGCTCGCACCGCGCCGACGTGCTCCTGGTCTCCCTCGGTCTGATCGACCTGGGCTTCTACACGAACGCGGAGCAGACGGCCGGGAACGTCCGTGCCTTCGTCGCCGAGGCCCGGGCGGCGAACCCACGGATCCGGATGGCCGTCCTGCCGGTGACCCCGAACGTCCGCGCGCGGTCCGACCCGCCCTTCGCCGCCGCGGTGGACTCCTTCAACGACCTTCTCGCGAAGGCGGTCGCCGACCTCGGCGAACCCCGCTCCCCCCTGCTGCTCGTCTCCCCGCCTCCCGGATACGACATCCACACCGACACCTACGACGGCACCCACCCGAACGAGAGGGGCGAGCACCGGATCGCGGAGGCCTTCGCGGAGGCCATGCACCAGGCGTGGGGACTCGGGGGGCCGTACGCCGCCGCGCGCGCCTGA
- a CDS encoding WD40 repeat domain-containing protein, translated as MRRSSSYLAGAAARLAAGAALVVALSAPAVADSGDDGFTIKDPRITESSGLVASRLHPGIYWTHNDSDDGPYLYAVDSRTGETVATVTMSGVGAPRDVEAISLGPDGDLYVGDIGDNLGGTWNHVWIYKLPEPKVLEDQTIRATQYVVKYSDGPRNAEALMVHPKTGRVYIADKNEDGGHLYEGPAHLSSSGTNVFRPVATIDLWVTDGAFSPDGRQLALRGYFGGIAYSWNDGKPRRQGRLNVPLQGQGESVTYTPGGSQLMYGSEGKDSPVQPGSVPGGGSGSKSPSESGGSASASGDGGAGLGTGAKGALAVGAVLVVVLGVRRLLRRS; from the coding sequence ATGCGCCGATCGTCCTCGTACCTCGCCGGAGCCGCCGCCCGACTGGCCGCCGGAGCCGCCCTCGTCGTCGCGCTGTCGGCGCCGGCCGTCGCCGACAGCGGGGACGACGGATTCACCATCAAGGACCCCCGGATCACCGAGTCCAGCGGGCTCGTCGCCTCGCGTCTGCACCCCGGCATCTACTGGACGCACAACGACAGCGACGACGGCCCGTACCTCTACGCCGTCGACAGCAGGACCGGCGAGACCGTCGCCACCGTCACGATGAGCGGGGTCGGCGCCCCCCGCGACGTCGAGGCCATCTCCCTGGGACCGGACGGCGACCTCTACGTCGGCGACATCGGAGACAACCTCGGCGGCACCTGGAACCACGTGTGGATCTACAAGCTGCCCGAGCCGAAGGTGCTCGAGGACCAGACGATCCGGGCCACCCAGTACGTCGTGAAGTACTCCGACGGGCCGCGCAACGCCGAGGCGCTGATGGTGCATCCGAAGACCGGACGGGTCTACATCGCCGACAAGAACGAGGACGGCGGCCACCTGTACGAGGGCCCCGCCCACCTCTCCTCCTCCGGTACGAACGTCTTCCGCCCGGTCGCCACGATCGACCTCTGGGTCACCGACGGCGCCTTCTCGCCCGACGGCCGGCAGCTCGCGCTGCGCGGGTACTTCGGCGGGATCGCGTACTCCTGGAACGACGGGAAGCCCAGGCGGCAGGGGCGGCTGAACGTCCCGCTGCAGGGCCAGGGCGAGTCCGTCACGTACACGCCCGGCGGGTCCCAGCTGATGTACGGGAGCGAGGGCAAGGACAGCCCCGTGCAGCCCGGTTCGGTTCCCGGGGGCGGCTCGGGCTCCAAGTCGCCCTCGGAGAGCGGCGGTTCGGCGTCCGCAAGCGGTGACGGCGGGGCGGGCCTGGGCACCGGGGCCAAGGGAGCGCTGGCGGTCGGCGCGGTGCTGGTGGTGGTCCTCGGGGTACGGCGGCTGCTGCGCAGGTCCTAG
- the serC gene encoding phosphoserine transaminase has product MADIQIPADIKPADGRFGAGPSKVRTEALDALAATGSSLLGTSHRQAPVKNLVGKVREGVRELFSLPDGYEVVLGNGGSTAFWDVATHGLIENKSQHLTFGEFSSKFAKAAKLAPWLAEPTVIASDPGTHPDPSAEAGVDVYAFTHNETSTGVAAPIRRVAGADEGSLVLVDATSGAGGLPVDITETDVYYFAPQKSFASDGGLWIGVFSPAAVERAERVHASGRHVPEFFSLPTAIDNSRKNQTYNTPALATLFLLNEQLEWINGQGGLAWSTARTKDSSTRLYTWAEDSKYATPFVTDAAKRSQVIGTIDFDDEIDAAAVAKVLRANGIVDTEPYRKLGRNQLRIAMFPAIDPADVEALTRCVDHVIEKL; this is encoded by the coding sequence GTGGCTGACATCCAGATCCCCGCTGACATCAAGCCCGCCGACGGACGATTCGGCGCCGGCCCCTCCAAGGTGCGGACGGAGGCACTGGACGCGCTGGCGGCGACCGGCAGTTCACTGCTCGGCACCTCCCACCGCCAGGCGCCGGTCAAGAACCTGGTCGGAAAGGTCCGGGAGGGTGTGCGCGAACTGTTCTCGCTGCCCGACGGGTACGAGGTCGTCCTCGGCAACGGAGGCTCCACCGCGTTCTGGGACGTGGCGACCCACGGCCTGATCGAGAACAAGTCGCAGCACCTCACCTTCGGTGAGTTCAGCTCCAAGTTCGCCAAGGCCGCGAAGCTCGCCCCGTGGCTCGCCGAACCCACCGTGATCGCGTCCGACCCGGGCACCCACCCCGACCCCTCGGCCGAGGCCGGCGTGGACGTCTACGCCTTCACCCACAACGAGACCTCCACCGGTGTCGCCGCCCCGATCCGCCGGGTCGCGGGCGCCGACGAGGGCTCCCTCGTGCTCGTGGACGCCACCTCCGGCGCCGGCGGCCTGCCGGTCGACATCACCGAGACGGACGTCTACTACTTCGCCCCGCAGAAGTCCTTCGCCTCCGACGGCGGTCTGTGGATCGGCGTCTTCTCCCCGGCCGCCGTCGAGCGCGCCGAGCGCGTCCACGCGTCGGGCCGGCACGTGCCGGAGTTCTTCTCGCTGCCCACCGCGATCGACAACTCCCGCAAGAACCAGACCTACAACACCCCGGCCCTCGCCACCCTGTTCCTGCTCAACGAACAGCTGGAGTGGATCAACGGCCAGGGCGGCCTCGCCTGGTCCACGGCCCGCACCAAGGACTCCTCGACCCGCCTGTACACCTGGGCCGAGGACTCCAAGTACGCCACCCCGTTCGTCACCGACGCGGCCAAGCGCTCGCAGGTCATCGGCACGATCGACTTCGACGACGAGATCGACGCGGCCGCCGTCGCCAAGGTCCTGCGCGCCAACGGCATCGTGGACACCGAGCCCTACCGCAAGCTCGGCCGCAACCAGCTGCGCATCGCGATGTTCCCGGCGATCGACCCGGCCGACGTCGAGGCGCTGACGCGGTGCGTCGACCACGTCATCGAGAAGCTCTGA